From Microbacterium pseudoresistens, the proteins below share one genomic window:
- a CDS encoding ArsR/SmtB family transcription factor, with product MDRNIARPSGEHRVEFRLSPGDIQAVRFGISPGHELAHGVRALLRPEQHPLQWGWLKQVRTRLPRDAFGLLAQVIGADGYLPDLLTAAPRWDITPEQELAALREAPLPGMRVDLAKMIDRSTGERRDALRRMLADPARARALIAEAWERVWDAVLAPAWPQLERMLRADIAVRARTVTTAGLAAMAAGIHPDVGWGDDAVRVRMRLHSEEVDCLGSGLVLVPSVMSSWGCMVLTEPPAQPTLFYPARGVTAGWARDAADLAEALSGLIGPVRAGILLTAHVARTTSQVAGEAGIAISTASHHLAVLRRAGLTTSTREGARMMHLRTPLGEALVGAGL from the coding sequence GTGGATCGAAACATCGCGCGGCCCTCCGGCGAACACCGAGTCGAGTTCCGGCTCAGCCCCGGCGACATCCAGGCCGTGCGCTTCGGCATCTCGCCCGGTCACGAGCTCGCCCACGGCGTGCGTGCCCTCCTGCGACCCGAACAGCATCCGCTGCAGTGGGGCTGGCTGAAGCAGGTGCGCACCCGGCTGCCGCGCGACGCGTTCGGCCTGCTCGCCCAGGTGATCGGCGCCGACGGCTATCTGCCCGACCTCCTCACCGCCGCCCCGCGCTGGGACATCACCCCCGAGCAGGAGCTCGCGGCGCTGCGCGAAGCGCCCCTGCCCGGGATGCGCGTGGATCTGGCGAAGATGATCGACCGCTCCACCGGCGAACGCCGTGACGCCCTGCGGCGCATGCTCGCCGACCCCGCCCGGGCCCGCGCTCTCATCGCCGAGGCGTGGGAGCGGGTGTGGGATGCCGTGCTCGCCCCCGCCTGGCCGCAGTTGGAGCGGATGCTGCGCGCCGACATCGCCGTGCGCGCCCGCACGGTCACCACGGCGGGTCTGGCCGCGATGGCCGCCGGCATCCATCCGGACGTCGGCTGGGGCGACGATGCCGTGCGCGTGCGGATGCGCCTGCACAGCGAAGAGGTCGACTGCCTCGGATCGGGGCTCGTGCTCGTGCCCTCGGTGATGTCGTCATGGGGTTGCATGGTGCTCACCGAGCCGCCCGCCCAGCCGACGCTGTTCTACCCGGCGCGGGGCGTGACGGCGGGGTGGGCGAGGGATGCGGCCGACCTCGCCGAGGCGCTGAGCGGGCTGATCGGACCGGTGCGCGCGGGCATCCTGCTCACCGCGCATGTCGCCCGCACGACTTCGCAGGTGGCCGGCGAGGCCGGCATCGCGATCTCCACCGCCTCCCACCACCTGGCCGTGCTGCGCAGGGCCGGGCTGACCACCAGCACCCGCGAAGGGGCGCGGATGATGCATCTGCGCACCCCGCTCGGCGAGGCGCTCGTGGGCGCGGGACTGTAG
- a CDS encoding cupin domain-containing protein, with product MNDTRSDDAVVAQNVPQIVHPRIVRPESIRIGTGRSRRFEGAEHGAGVSYFFVENAPGTGPGLHWHPYPETWVVLEGEAEFTVGDERIRGGAGDTVTGPARIPHRFENVGEGVLRLIGIHASPTIIQTFLD from the coding sequence ATGAACGACACCCGCAGCGACGACGCCGTCGTCGCTCAGAACGTCCCCCAGATCGTCCACCCCCGGATCGTCCGCCCCGAGAGCATCCGTATCGGCACCGGCCGCAGCCGCCGTTTCGAGGGCGCAGAGCACGGCGCCGGGGTGTCGTACTTCTTCGTCGAGAACGCGCCCGGCACCGGGCCGGGGCTGCACTGGCACCCGTATCCGGAGACATGGGTGGTGCTGGAGGGCGAGGCGGAGTTCACCGTCGGGGACGAGAGGATCCGCGGTGGCGCCGGCGACACGGTCACCGGACCCGCGCGCATCCCGCACCGCTTCGAGAACGTCGGCGAGGGCGTGCTGCGGCTCATCGGCATCCACGCCTCGCCGACCATCATCCAGACCTTCCTCGACTGA
- a CDS encoding 1,4-dihydroxy-2-naphthoate polyprenyltransferase, with translation MATSQRPKPKTYSRSGNPAKRPVVEQAPVTVGDWIGASRPRTLPLAIAPVLIGTGAARLSDPEFHWVIALACLAVAVLLQIGVNFTNDYSDGVRGTDAHRIGPARLTASGRVRQKTVLVVGLVFFGLAAIVGLAIVIRTQQWWMIAVGAVCIVAAWFYTGGKKPYGYRGLGEVFVFVFFGLVATLGTTWVQAFDLSQEAWVGAVSAGLFACAVLLANNLRDIDQDRAAGKRTLTVLIGRRATQVVYTVFVIVPFVAAALLALFYPVAWMAMLALLAAIPAIVIVWAYRAPRELVTALALTSLAALLYAGALFWAFTW, from the coding sequence GTGGCCACCTCGCAGCGACCGAAGCCGAAGACGTACTCCCGCTCCGGAAACCCCGCCAAGCGTCCGGTCGTCGAGCAGGCGCCGGTCACCGTCGGCGACTGGATCGGCGCGTCGCGCCCGCGCACGCTGCCCCTGGCGATCGCCCCGGTGCTCATCGGCACCGGCGCCGCACGGCTGAGCGATCCGGAGTTCCACTGGGTCATCGCCCTCGCCTGCCTGGCCGTCGCGGTCCTGCTGCAGATCGGCGTGAACTTCACCAACGACTACAGCGACGGCGTTCGCGGCACGGATGCGCACCGCATCGGGCCGGCCCGTCTCACCGCATCCGGGCGAGTGCGTCAGAAGACGGTGCTCGTCGTCGGGCTGGTGTTCTTCGGGCTCGCCGCGATCGTGGGGCTGGCGATCGTCATCCGCACGCAGCAATGGTGGATGATCGCCGTGGGCGCCGTGTGCATCGTCGCCGCCTGGTTCTACACCGGCGGCAAGAAGCCGTACGGATACCGGGGGCTGGGCGAGGTGTTCGTCTTCGTCTTCTTCGGGCTCGTGGCGACCCTCGGCACGACCTGGGTGCAGGCGTTCGACCTGTCGCAGGAGGCGTGGGTCGGAGCGGTGTCGGCGGGCCTGTTCGCCTGCGCGGTGCTGCTGGCCAACAACCTGCGCGACATCGATCAGGACCGCGCGGCGGGCAAGCGCACGCTCACGGTGCTCATCGGTCGTCGCGCCACGCAGGTCGTGTACACGGTGTTCGTGATCGTGCCATTCGTCGCCGCGGCGCTGCTGGCGCTGTTCTACCCCGTCGCATGGATGGCGATGCTCGCGCTGCTGGCGGCGATCCCGGCGATCGTGATCGTGTGGGCGTACCGCGCGCCGCGCGAGCTCGTGACCGCCCTCGCGCTCACCTCGCTGGCCGCGCTGCTGTACGCCGGCGCGCTGTTCTGGGCTTTCACCTGGTAG
- a CDS encoding TMEM175 family protein: MSRRTDGRAGPDAAKGLVAHDRARHLLPTERVKAFIDAVVAIAMTLLILPLMEGVIELGREGKTVLEYLDDDGDQIVSFLMSFVLIANFWLNHHRTFDRVGRTDPALLWLAVLWMLSIVWLPVPTAMLGAMPTDTVQKVVYIGSLLLTALIMLAIRVYLRRHRDLHDVPDADLRSGVIAESLVCVLFVVAGLVAVLVPAIGYFAMFLVVLVMPLHRLVNARVVRRERETTPPGR, from the coding sequence ATGAGCCGACGCACGGATGGCCGTGCCGGGCCCGATGCGGCGAAGGGTCTCGTGGCGCACGACCGTGCACGGCATCTGCTGCCTACCGAGCGGGTCAAGGCGTTCATCGACGCCGTCGTGGCGATCGCCATGACCCTGCTCATCCTCCCGCTCATGGAGGGGGTGATCGAGCTCGGCCGCGAGGGCAAGACGGTGCTCGAGTACCTCGACGACGACGGGGATCAGATCGTCAGCTTCCTGATGAGCTTCGTCCTCATCGCGAACTTCTGGCTCAACCACCACCGCACCTTCGATCGGGTGGGTCGCACCGATCCGGCCCTGCTCTGGCTCGCCGTGCTGTGGATGCTCTCCATCGTGTGGCTGCCGGTGCCCACGGCCATGCTCGGCGCGATGCCCACCGACACCGTGCAGAAGGTCGTCTACATCGGCAGCCTGTTGCTCACCGCGCTCATCATGCTCGCCATCCGGGTCTACCTGCGCAGGCACCGCGATCTGCATGACGTCCCCGACGCGGATCTGCGCTCGGGTGTGATCGCCGAATCGCTCGTGTGCGTGTTGTTCGTCGTCGCAGGACTGGTCGCCGTGCTCGTGCCGGCGATCGGCTACTTCGCGATGTTCCTCGTCGTGCTCGTGATGCCCCTGCACCGCCTCGTGAATGCGCGGGTGGTCCGGCGCGAGCGGGAGACGACACCACCCGGTCGTTGA
- a CDS encoding DUF6421 family protein — protein MSINTAKTTSVPAIIGEPEVVEDAAVAERSAAWRMLKDAAIALRPLQAKDGSISDASVHEQARIRVAEIVAGIRALAPAFPHDAEYLAASVVDFQRWADGGFGVPDFLDSLVAFHPQQHRVDGIRHLVVFPMYTQNGSSDRLVEALIVQAIWPEFVAELEAGDYGNKLFVSLRLVDFTPGYDTNSAVLFPETVAMREIPAFTWGAIFQDREAARYRRVVRAASEITKLDLPADAARMLDDQALTEKTFVMWDIIHDRTHMRGDLPFDPFMIKQRMPFFLYSLEELRCDLTAFRESVKIQKNLSARTEDLTDAEAETLEHAALVQYAVIFDRIFRFAITGTRVRNYDGLGGQLLFAWLHQRGVLHWTDTQLAFDWEAVPDAVVALGEAIDELYWRSIDRPKTAHWLAAYELVSGVLTPHPASQWARGLPDEILSGAPKGYTDAVLDDEFPLSMFFEALAKKMQPVIESTSGIRGTD, from the coding sequence ATGTCCATCAACACCGCCAAGACCACGAGCGTCCCGGCCATCATCGGCGAACCCGAGGTCGTGGAGGACGCCGCCGTCGCCGAGCGCAGCGCCGCGTGGCGGATGCTGAAGGACGCCGCGATCGCACTGCGGCCGCTGCAGGCGAAAGACGGCTCGATCTCCGACGCATCCGTGCATGAGCAGGCCCGCATCCGCGTCGCCGAGATCGTCGCCGGCATCCGCGCCCTCGCCCCCGCCTTCCCGCACGACGCCGAGTACCTCGCCGCGTCCGTCGTCGACTTCCAGCGCTGGGCCGACGGCGGCTTCGGCGTGCCCGACTTCCTCGACTCGCTCGTCGCGTTCCACCCGCAGCAGCACCGCGTCGACGGCATCCGGCATCTGGTCGTGTTCCCGATGTACACGCAGAACGGATCCAGCGACCGACTCGTCGAGGCGCTGATCGTGCAGGCGATCTGGCCCGAGTTCGTCGCCGAGCTCGAGGCCGGCGACTACGGCAACAAGCTGTTCGTGTCGCTGCGTCTGGTCGACTTCACCCCCGGCTACGACACGAACTCGGCGGTGCTGTTCCCCGAGACCGTGGCGATGCGCGAGATCCCCGCCTTCACGTGGGGCGCGATCTTCCAGGACCGCGAGGCCGCCCGCTACCGGCGGGTGGTGCGCGCGGCATCCGAGATCACCAAGCTCGACCTGCCCGCCGACGCCGCCCGCATGCTCGACGACCAGGCGCTCACCGAGAAGACGTTCGTGATGTGGGACATCATCCACGACCGCACCCACATGCGCGGCGACCTGCCGTTCGATCCGTTCATGATCAAGCAGCGGATGCCGTTCTTCCTCTACTCGCTGGAGGAGCTGCGGTGCGATCTGACCGCCTTCCGCGAGTCGGTGAAGATCCAGAAGAACCTCTCCGCCCGCACCGAGGATCTGACGGATGCCGAAGCCGAGACGCTCGAGCACGCGGCCCTCGTGCAGTACGCCGTGATCTTCGATCGCATCTTCCGCTTCGCCATCACCGGCACGCGCGTGCGCAACTACGACGGCCTCGGCGGGCAGCTGCTGTTCGCCTGGCTGCACCAGCGCGGGGTGCTGCACTGGACCGACACGCAGCTCGCCTTCGACTGGGAGGCCGTACCCGACGCCGTCGTGGCGCTGGGCGAGGCGATCGACGAACTGTACTGGCGCTCGATCGACCGGCCCAAGACCGCGCACTGGCTGGCCGCCTATGAGCTGGTCAGCGGCGTGCTCACCCCCCACCCCGCCTCGCAGTGGGCGCGGGGCCTGCCCGACGAGATCCTCTCCGGGGCCCCCAAGGGCTACACGGATGCGGTGCTGGACGACGAGTTCCCGCTGTCGATGTTCTTCGAGGCGCTGGCGAAGAAGATGCAGCCCGTGATCGAGTCGACCTCCGGGATCCGCGGGACGGACTGA
- a CDS encoding Lrp/AsnC family transcriptional regulator has translation MDDAVDRAIVTEISQDARATLAQLSHAVGLSTSAVQTRLRKLETRGVIAGYRPILDAEAVGKPLSAFIEITPLDPAQPDNAPELLEHLTAIEACHSIAGDAAYILFVRVATPRDLEQLVRDIRGAANVSTRTTVVLQTFYEHRPVVPAD, from the coding sequence ATGGATGATGCTGTCGACCGTGCGATCGTGACCGAGATCTCCCAGGATGCGAGGGCGACGCTGGCGCAACTCTCGCACGCCGTGGGGCTGTCGACCTCGGCCGTGCAGACGCGGCTGCGCAAGCTCGAGACGCGCGGCGTGATCGCCGGGTACCGGCCCATCCTCGATGCGGAGGCCGTGGGCAAGCCCCTGTCGGCGTTCATCGAGATCACCCCGCTCGATCCGGCACAGCCCGACAACGCCCCCGAGCTGCTCGAGCACCTCACGGCGATCGAGGCGTGCCATTCGATCGCGGGCGACGCCGCCTACATCCTGTTCGTGCGCGTCGCGACGCCCCGCGACCTCGAGCAGCTCGTGCGCGACATCCGCGGCGCGGCCAACGTGAGCACCCGCACGACCGTGGTGCTGCAGACCTTCTACGAGCACCGTCCCGTCGTCCCCGCGGACTGA
- a CDS encoding dihydrofolate reductase family protein, translated as MSVRADLNISLDGYASGVDPTPENPMGADWDRLVAAYAATRTFRERVLGERSGEGTTGVDDAYAHDYFEGIGAEIMGAGMFGFHTYPDDPDWHGWWGDDPPFHYPVFVLTHTPRPTLEMAGGTSFHFLDASPRDALARAQDAAGGKDVRVGGGVRTVRAFLAEGLIDHLHVAVAPIIIGGGVSLWSELRGLESGCTVSSEVAESGTIHVTFRRD; from the coding sequence ATGAGCGTCCGCGCCGACCTGAACATCTCCCTCGACGGTTACGCCTCGGGGGTAGACCCGACGCCCGAGAACCCGATGGGCGCCGACTGGGACCGCCTCGTGGCGGCCTATGCGGCCACGCGCACCTTTCGCGAACGGGTGCTCGGAGAACGCAGCGGCGAGGGCACGACGGGCGTCGACGACGCCTACGCGCACGACTACTTCGAAGGCATCGGTGCCGAGATCATGGGCGCCGGGATGTTCGGGTTCCACACCTACCCCGATGATCCCGATTGGCACGGCTGGTGGGGTGACGACCCGCCCTTCCACTATCCGGTCTTCGTGCTCACCCACACCCCTCGCCCGACCTTGGAGATGGCCGGAGGGACGAGCTTCCACTTCCTCGACGCGTCGCCGCGTGATGCGCTCGCCCGTGCGCAGGACGCCGCGGGAGGGAAGGACGTACGCGTCGGCGGAGGCGTGCGCACCGTGCGCGCCTTTCTCGCCGAGGGGCTGATCGATCATCTTCATGTCGCCGTCGCACCGATCATCATCGGCGGTGGGGTCAGTCTCTGGAGTGAGCTCCGCGGGCTGGAATCCGGCTGCACTGTGTCGTCGGAGGTCGCTGAGAGCGGCACCATCCACGTGACGTTCCGTCGCGACTGA
- a CDS encoding DUF4229 domain-containing protein — MKFPPLLVYSVLRLLAFLVPMAILWVFFPIFREFWWLAALFAAIIGMSISLLFLRAPLSDVSRDLYARREGQPKTAPSDEDVEDEAAER; from the coding sequence GTGAAGTTCCCGCCCCTCCTCGTCTACTCGGTGCTCCGGCTGCTCGCCTTCCTCGTGCCGATGGCGATCCTGTGGGTCTTCTTCCCGATCTTCCGGGAGTTCTGGTGGCTGGCAGCCCTGTTCGCCGCCATCATCGGCATGAGCATCTCGCTGCTGTTCCTGCGCGCCCCGCTGTCCGACGTCTCGCGCGACCTCTACGCGCGCCGCGAGGGGCAGCCGAAGACCGCCCCCAGCGACGAGGACGTCGAGGACGAGGCCGCAGAGCGCTGA
- a CDS encoding DUF4287 domain-containing protein, which produces MSFQAYLDTVETKTGLTPRQLIDLAGEKGFGTGTKAGPILDWLKTDYDLGRGHGMAIVHVITKGAKIDAKHVGSGGTHSDASDELWLDGKATNPLSS; this is translated from the coding sequence ATGTCCTTCCAGGCCTACCTCGACACCGTCGAGACCAAGACCGGGCTCACGCCGCGCCAGCTCATCGACCTCGCCGGCGAGAAGGGATTCGGCACCGGCACCAAGGCCGGTCCCATCCTCGACTGGCTCAAGACCGACTACGACCTGGGCCGCGGGCACGGCATGGCCATCGTGCACGTGATCACCAAGGGTGCGAAGATCGACGCGAAGCACGTCGGCTCGGGCGGGACGCACAGCGATGCGAGCGACGAGCTGTGGCTCGACGGCAAGGCGACGAATCCGCTGTCGAGCTGA
- a CDS encoding aminotransferase class I/II-fold pyridoxal phosphate-dependent enzyme, with amino-acid sequence MFQGGTANEIADSIRARIDAGALVEGDALPTVRALADELGVNRNTVSAAYRSLSRAGVVVSRGRAGTVVAGPIRTEEEGFAAGTVLRDIGSGNPDPQLLPLPVLSEVDLRTPALYGDALIDTDLRAWATAWFATALDRPFELTVTSGAVDALERLLAAGLAHGDVVGMEDPCFLSSINVVKLGGYRAVGIPLDDEGMTVDGLRAALDAGARAIVCTPRAHNPTGVSLTAERAAGLRAVLETVPHVLVIEDDHYSLLSRRPYLSVIPAGHPRWALVRSMSKFLGPDLRLALLASDADTAGQLRARLSAGTTWVSRILQRVAVGMLDHPDTPAALGRAGAHYAARNDRLRALLRERGIDATGDDGLNVWVRCREDARDVSAAMMRRGWLVRTGGAFHLDADDGAPELRLTAHTLDDGELVVLADDLRAAIDDARR; translated from the coding sequence ATGTTCCAGGGCGGCACGGCGAACGAGATCGCCGACAGCATCCGTGCGCGGATCGACGCGGGCGCGCTCGTCGAGGGCGACGCCCTGCCGACCGTGCGCGCGCTCGCGGACGAGCTCGGCGTCAACCGCAACACGGTCTCTGCTGCGTACCGCTCGCTGTCGCGGGCCGGTGTCGTCGTCAGCCGCGGCCGCGCCGGAACCGTCGTGGCGGGCCCGATCCGCACCGAGGAGGAGGGGTTCGCGGCCGGCACGGTGCTGCGCGACATCGGCAGCGGCAACCCCGATCCGCAGCTGCTGCCCCTGCCCGTGCTGTCGGAGGTCGACCTGCGCACGCCCGCGCTGTACGGCGATGCGCTCATCGACACCGACCTGCGCGCCTGGGCCACGGCCTGGTTCGCGACGGCGCTGGATCGCCCGTTCGAGCTGACCGTGACCAGCGGCGCCGTGGATGCGCTCGAGCGTCTGCTCGCCGCGGGCCTCGCGCACGGCGACGTCGTGGGCATGGAGGATCCCTGCTTCCTCTCCAGCATCAACGTCGTCAAGCTCGGCGGGTACCGGGCCGTCGGCATCCCGCTCGACGACGAGGGGATGACCGTCGACGGACTCCGCGCCGCGCTGGATGCGGGGGCGCGCGCCATCGTCTGCACCCCGCGCGCGCACAATCCCACGGGCGTCAGCCTCACGGCCGAGCGGGCCGCCGGGCTGCGTGCCGTGCTGGAGACCGTGCCGCACGTGCTCGTGATCGAGGACGACCACTACTCGCTGCTCTCGCGGCGCCCGTATCTGTCGGTGATTCCTGCGGGGCATCCGCGCTGGGCGCTCGTGCGCTCGATGTCGAAGTTCCTCGGCCCCGACCTGCGCCTGGCTCTGCTCGCCAGCGACGCCGACACCGCCGGGCAGCTGCGCGCGCGGTTGTCGGCGGGCACGACGTGGGTCAGCCGCATCCTGCAGCGGGTCGCGGTCGGGATGCTCGATCACCCCGACACCCCCGCCGCGCTGGGGCGGGCCGGGGCGCACTACGCCGCCCGCAACGATCGCCTGCGTGCGCTGCTGCGCGAACGAGGCATCGACGCCACGGGCGATGACGGACTCAACGTGTGGGTGCGGTGCCGGGAGGATGCGCGGGATGTGTCGGCGGCGATGATGCGCCGCGGTTGGCTCGTGCGCACCGGCGGCGCCTTCCACCTCGATGCGGATGACGGCGCCCCCGAATTGCGGCTGACCGCGCACACGCTCGACGATGGCGAACTGGTTGTGCTTGCCGACGACCTGCGCGCCGCGATCGATGACGCCCGGCGGTGA
- a CDS encoding SDR family NAD(P)-dependent oxidoreductase, with protein sequence MTEMHRRVVLAGATSRAGLTIARALAAAGHEVISTGRTAERLAPLAEAGSGIEVADATSFEAMRTLAERIGPIDGVIPLVGGWRGGGGLAGQSDDDFEALLPSLQAVRATSRAFDAALRASPAGRFAIVSSVMVERPLAGSANYIALKAASEAWTRAVAQGYAKAARDADEPLRAAAGIVRVRGLDDVADRVAAHIAQLWDENAATLNGQVVEFV encoded by the coding sequence ATGACCGAGATGCACCGCAGGGTGGTGCTCGCCGGGGCGACGAGCAGGGCCGGGCTGACGATCGCGCGGGCGCTCGCGGCGGCAGGGCATGAGGTGATCTCCACGGGAAGAACGGCCGAGCGTCTCGCACCCCTCGCCGAGGCCGGTTCCGGGATCGAGGTCGCCGACGCCACCTCGTTCGAGGCGATGCGAACCCTTGCCGAGCGCATCGGGCCGATCGACGGCGTGATCCCGCTCGTGGGCGGATGGCGGGGCGGCGGCGGGCTGGCGGGGCAGTCCGACGACGACTTCGAGGCGCTGCTCCCTTCGCTGCAGGCCGTGCGGGCGACGAGCCGCGCCTTCGACGCCGCCCTCCGAGCATCCCCCGCCGGGCGGTTCGCGATCGTGTCGTCGGTGATGGTCGAGCGCCCTCTGGCGGGCAGCGCCAACTACATCGCGCTGAAGGCGGCGAGCGAGGCGTGGACGCGTGCGGTCGCCCAGGGTTACGCGAAGGCCGCCCGCGATGCGGATGAGCCGCTGCGCGCCGCCGCGGGCATCGTGCGGGTGCGCGGCCTCGACGACGTCGCCGACCGCGTCGCCGCGCACATCGCGCAGCTGTGGGACGAGAATGCGGCGACGCTCAACGGGCAGGTCGTCGAGTTCGTCTGA
- a CDS encoding MFS transporter: protein MTTTGAVEQGSHMRSFFQVLVNTMVANVTTSFLWFALTFWVYLETRNVMATGIVGGAYMLLVAIFAMVFGTLVDRHRKRHVFVFSSAATAVAFVLAWLLFLWQPEAALLDFGGPWFWLFAGIILVGAVVEQMRNIALSTTVTLLVPVERHANANGMVGTVQGLAFIVTSVFSGLAIGFLGMGGTLVIAVALTVISLVHILFVRIPESAPEPDPDAPSALDFRGSVAAIRAVPGLFVLLFFAMFNNLIGGVYMALMDPYGLELMPVQWWGIVFGVASTGFIVGGILVSARGLGRNPIRTMLLLVAVTGVIGSLFAIRDWWVLYAVGIWVYMALMPAIEAAEQTVIQKVVPYRRQGRVFGLASAMEASAAPITAFLIAPIAQYAIIPFVESAEGRAAWGWLVGDGQARGIAVIFFFAGLVTIALAAFAFTTRAYRTVSSAYAEAPATAEPTTEVPA from the coding sequence ATGACCACGACGGGGGCAGTCGAGCAGGGCTCGCACATGCGCAGCTTCTTCCAGGTGCTGGTGAACACGATGGTGGCCAACGTGACGACGAGCTTCCTCTGGTTCGCGCTCACGTTCTGGGTGTACCTGGAGACGCGCAACGTGATGGCCACCGGCATCGTGGGCGGCGCGTACATGCTCCTCGTGGCGATCTTCGCGATGGTGTTCGGCACGCTCGTCGACCGCCATCGAAAACGCCACGTGTTCGTCTTCTCGAGCGCGGCGACCGCGGTGGCGTTCGTCCTCGCCTGGCTCCTCTTCCTCTGGCAGCCCGAGGCGGCGCTGCTCGACTTCGGGGGCCCGTGGTTCTGGCTGTTCGCCGGCATCATCCTCGTCGGCGCCGTCGTCGAGCAGATGCGCAACATCGCGCTGTCCACCACCGTCACCCTGCTCGTGCCCGTGGAGCGGCACGCCAACGCCAACGGCATGGTCGGCACCGTGCAGGGGCTCGCGTTCATCGTCACGAGCGTGTTCAGCGGGCTCGCCATCGGCTTCCTCGGCATGGGCGGCACGCTGGTGATCGCCGTGGCGTTGACGGTGATCTCGCTCGTGCACATCCTCTTCGTGCGCATCCCCGAATCCGCACCCGAGCCCGACCCGGATGCGCCGAGCGCCCTGGACTTCCGCGGCAGCGTCGCGGCGATCAGAGCGGTGCCCGGACTGTTCGTGCTGCTGTTCTTCGCGATGTTCAACAACCTCATCGGGGGCGTGTACATGGCGCTGATGGACCCGTACGGTCTCGAGCTGATGCCGGTGCAGTGGTGGGGGATCGTCTTCGGCGTCGCCTCGACCGGGTTCATCGTGGGCGGCATCCTCGTCTCCGCCCGCGGGCTGGGGCGAAACCCCATTCGCACCATGCTGCTGCTCGTCGCCGTCACCGGCGTGATCGGCTCGCTCTTCGCGATCCGCGACTGGTGGGTGCTGTATGCCGTCGGCATCTGGGTGTACATGGCGCTCATGCCGGCGATCGAGGCGGCCGAGCAGACTGTGATCCAGAAGGTGGTGCCGTATCGCCGTCAGGGGCGCGTGTTCGGGCTGGCCTCGGCGATGGAGGCCTCGGCGGCCCCGATCACGGCCTTTCTCATCGCGCCGATCGCGCAGTACGCCATCATCCCGTTCGTGGAGTCCGCAGAGGGGCGGGCCGCCTGGGGGTGGTTGGTCGGCGACGGTCAGGCGCGCGGCATCGCGGTGATCTTCTTCTTCGCCGGGCTGGTCACCATCGCCCTCGCGGCCTTCGCCTTCACCACCCGCGCCTATCGCACGGTCAGCTCGGCATACGCCGAGGCTCCTGCGACGGCGGAACCGACCACGGAGGTTCCGGCATGA
- a CDS encoding PLDc N-terminal domain-containing protein has protein sequence MARFLVIGGFVAAIFWIYSIVDCAVQPATRHRGVSKGAWIAIVVLIPVIGGLLWFVLGRRRPGETGGDLFIPLDDDPAHLRRISEAEQERRIQQLEAELSRLDDPRDGDATGAGERP, from the coding sequence GTGGCGCGATTTCTTGTGATCGGCGGCTTCGTGGCCGCGATCTTCTGGATCTACAGCATCGTCGACTGCGCTGTGCAGCCGGCGACGCGTCACCGCGGCGTGTCCAAGGGTGCGTGGATCGCGATCGTCGTGCTCATCCCCGTCATCGGCGGCCTCCTCTGGTTCGTCCTCGGCAGGCGGCGCCCCGGCGAGACGGGCGGTGACCTCTTCATCCCGCTCGACGACGACCCCGCGCACCTGCGCCGGATCAGCGAGGCCGAGCAGGAGCGCCGCATCCAGCAGCTCGAGGCGGAGCTGTCGCGCCTCGACGACCCGCGCGACGGCGACGCCACGGGCGCGGGCGAGCGTCCGTGA